The Streptomyces sp. NBC_01363 region GCCCGCTCCTTCGGCCGGGGGCGGCAGCCCGCTCCGCCTCGTCTTCTCCGACGGCTCGGTGCTGCTCCAGGCGGGCTACGAGGACGACGTCGCCTCCCAGCGACTGCCCGCCGTCCTGGCGGGCGCCGACGAGCTGACGGTCGCCTTCAACCCCGCGTATCCGATGGATGCCCTGGGCTCGTTCGGCACCCCCGTGATCAGGTTCGAGCTGATGGGCCCCGGCCAGCGGGCGATGGTCACCGGCCGGACGCCCGGGGCGGACGCGGAGGACTCGCGCCCTGCCCACCAGCACCTGCTGATGTCGGCCAAGCCGCTGGTCTGAGGGGGTGTGTCCCTCCGGGACGGCAGCCCGGGAGGAGTGGGCCGTACGCGCCCCGCTCGGCAGGATCGGCGCCATGAACTCTGAGCGGTGGAGCACCCATGTGGTCGAGATCCGCGGTGACGACGTGACGAAGCGGTACCGGAAGGGCGACGCCCGTGCTCTGCTCGACCGTGAGTGGCGGGCCCTGACCCTGCTGGATGCCCATGCGCCGGGCCTCGCCCCCGCACCGATCGCCGTCGATCGCGAGGCCGTTCCGCCGACGGTGGTGATGTCACGGGTGCCGGGGGTTCCGCTGCGGGGATCTCCGGTGGACGCGGTGCGGATGGCGGCGATGGCCGAGACGCTCGACGCGTTGTACGCGGCGGTCCCGTACGACCGTCTTGCCCGGGTGCCGATGCGTCCGGACCACCAGACCGGGCTGATCGCCCGGCTGCGCACCTGGCACGGTCGGGGGCCGGGACCGGCTGCCGGAGCGGTGGTCCGGGCGGCGCTGCGCGAGGGCATGGCCTGGTTGGACCGGTCGGGCCTCGCCGCCGGGCCGGGCGTCCCCGGTGCACCGGTCTTCGGCCCCGGCGACGGAAACCTCGCCAACTACCTCTGGGACGAGCACGCTTCCCGGGTACGGGTGGTCGACTTCGAGGACTCCGGCCGCAGCGACCGCGCCTTCGAACTTGCGGAGATCACCGAGCATGTCTCCGGCTGGGTCGACGGAGGTTTCGACGCCGTGGCCTTCCTCGACTGTTTCGATCTGACCGCCGAGGAGCGCAGCCGTCTGCGGGAGTGCCGGCGTCTGCTCGCGCTGACCTGGTTGTTCATCCTCTCGTTCGAAGATCCCGCGCATCGCAGGAACCCGCCCGGTACGGCTGAGGGCCAGGCGGGCCGGCTGCGTGAGCTGCTGGGTTGACCGGCGCGGACGGGGTGCTGCTGGGGGAGGGCGGAGGACGGCGGGTACGGGTGCGGGGCCGGGCGATCCGCCCGGCCCCGCACGCATGCCGTCCGCTCGTGGGCCGGCCCGCTGTCCGGCTACTTCGTGAAGATGAAGTACTGCCAGGCGCCGTGCGTGGTCGAGTTCACCGTGTCGCCCGAGGTGCCGTTGACGTACGAGGCGCGGACGCGCATCCGGTAGCCCGTGTCATGGGTACCGGTCAGCGTCACGATGGACTTCCCGCTGGTGCCGAGCTTGAAGTACTGCGAGCCCGCGTCGTACCACTTGCCCTGGTAGTAGATCTCCAGGGACAGCTTGTGCGCGCGGTTCTTGTAGTACGTCATCGTCGTCGTGAAGACCGGGTTGGTCTTCTTGTGGAAGTACCGGTACGACGTCTTGCCGATCTTCGCCGTCTTGTACTGCTTGGCGACGGAGGTCGAGACCTTCACCTTGGCGAACGCGGTCGACGTGACCTTCTTCGAGATGTACCGGCCGTCGCCCTTGAAGATCGCGGTGACGGTGGTGTCCCGGGTCATGTCGACGGTGGTCGACAGGTTGCCCTTGGAGTTGACCTTGCCGGTCTTCACCAGCTTGTTCGGCTTGTCCGGCCCGAACGGGTCCACCCACAGCTCGACGGTGCGGTTCTTGTACGTCTTGCCGAGGTGCGCGGTGAACGACACATCGGTGCCGTAGGAGTACAGCGCCTTGTTGTGGTTCAGGGTCAGCGAGGTGACCGTCCGGGGCACGGCGACCTTGTCGGAGCCGGACGCCGCGGAGTGGGACGCGTCGCCCGCGTACGACACCTTGTACGTGACCTGGCCGCCCGCGGTCGGGGTGTCGGTGAAGGAGAAGCTGCCGTCCGACTTGAGCGTCGCCGAGGGCAGAGTCTTGCCCTTGGGCGACTCGATGTCGGTGCGCGTGACCGTGGCCTTCGAGCCCGCCGGGAACGCGCCCGCGGACTTGACCCGGCCGGTGACGGTCAGCTTCTTGTTGAGCGCCGACTTCGACGGGGCGTTGACCGTGACGGTGGTCGCGGACTTCACGGCGTCGGTGAGCACCCGCAGCGAACGGACGCCCGCGCTGTTCTCGGTGACCGCGAAGAGCCGGCTGGTGTCCGGCGCCCAGGCCAGCCCGGCCGGAACCAGGAGGTCCGATCCGCTGCTGGTACCGGTGTTGGGGAAGTCGTACGTCCGGATCGGCTTGGTGGTGTCCTGCTTGTAGATGTACACGTCCGGCTCGTAGGAGCCGTCGATGCCCGCGGCGACCGTGCCGTTCGGCGCGATGTCCACGGCGTTCGGGTACGCGTCGGACGGGTACGTGGTCCCGGGCGTGAGGTCCGAGGTCCGGTAGGCCTGGTGGTGGTACGGGTAGCCGCTGGCCACCACGACCTGCTTGCCGTCCGGGCTCAGCGCCAGGTCACGCAGGTTGCCCCCATCGGTGGAGATCTGCGCGGTCCGCGTGGCCGTCCCCGAGGCGACGTCGTACACGGCCAGCTGGGTGGGGCTCTGGCCCTCGATGCCGGCGGCCAGCGTGCCCGGCGCACCAGGCGCGGACGCCAGGGTCGGCGCCGCGTACCAGGTGCGGTTCGGCTCCTGGTCCAGGGTGATGACCGGCTCGGCACCGGAGAGGTCGAGCGACCCGATGTTGCCCTCGGCCGCCGCCCCGTAGCCGAACCAGAGCTTGCCGCCCGCCAGCGCCGGGTAGGCGGGCTTGGTGTTCGCCCCGGTCGCGTATCGGGCGGACTCCACCAGGGCGGAGGTGTCGATCGCCGCGATGGCGTCGGCGCCGCGCACACCCGCGTACAACGTGCCGGAGTCGGCGGACAGTTCGAGACCGGTCACGCCCGGCAGCGACGGGATCGTACCGACGACGTTGCCGCTGTAGTCGGTGGCGAGGACCTTGCCACTGGTCGGGTCACTGATGAAGACCCGCTTGTGCACGCCGTCCGCGACGACATCGCCGACGGAAGCGGCGGGAAGAACCTTGCTGGAGTCGGCAGCGGCCGGATTCGCCGCCCCGCCGACCAGAACCACTGAGCTGAAGAGGACCGCGAGCGAGGTCGCGGTCGAGATTCTGCGCGTACGCAAAATGATTTACCCCCACGGTAAGAGAGGGCCGCATGGCACCCAGAGATGAGAGAGGGGTGCGGCCCAGGAACGCAGGGTATGTCATGGCGTCCACAAGTCGTACACATTTGCGGGGCCGGGACGCTCCCCGACCCCGCACATCGTCAGTTCGCCCTGGGCGAGCGGCGCCTTCCGGCCCTGCGGCGCTACACCCCGTACGGGAGCGTCCTGACCGCGCCGGTCGCGGTGGGGATCGGCCTCACGGTGCGCAGCCTGATCCGACCCGCCCGTCCGGTCGGCTCAGTCGTCCTTCGTGTACGTGAGCTGCTCGCCGCTGTCGTTGTTCTCACGGCGCAGGGTGCCGTCCGGGAGCAGGGTGAGCGTGGTGGCCTTGCCCGCCGTGCAGGACGTCATGGGCTCGCCCACACTGACCGTGGAGGGGCCGACCTCGACGGGACCGCCCGGGGACGGCTCGGCGATCAGGGTCGCCTGGAAGACGCAGTGGTAGGAGCCACCGGTGTCGAGCGGGCCGTCCGCGGTGAGGGTGAGGACGCTCCGGCCGACCGCGCCCTGCTGGATGACGAGCTTCCGGGTGGAGTGGCCGGCCGCGTTGTCGATGGAGCCCGACCAGGTGCCGAGGTAGCCGGACGGGATGGGGCCGTCGCCGTTCTGCCGGCCGTCGGTGGGGGAGGAGTCCGGCGATGACGGGTCGTCGTTCGCCCGGGAGCCCGACGAGG contains the following coding sequences:
- a CDS encoding WD40 repeat domain-containing protein, which translates into the protein MRTRRISTATSLAVLFSSVVLVGGAANPAAADSSKVLPAASVGDVVADGVHKRVFISDPTSGKVLATDYSGNVVGTIPSLPGVTGLELSADSGTLYAGVRGADAIAAIDTSALVESARYATGANTKPAYPALAGGKLWFGYGAAAEGNIGSLDLSGAEPVITLDQEPNRTWYAAPTLASAPGAPGTLAAGIEGQSPTQLAVYDVASGTATRTAQISTDGGNLRDLALSPDGKQVVVASGYPYHHQAYRTSDLTPGTTYPSDAYPNAVDIAPNGTVAAGIDGSYEPDVYIYKQDTTKPIRTYDFPNTGTSSGSDLLVPAGLAWAPDTSRLFAVTENSAGVRSLRVLTDAVKSATTVTVNAPSKSALNKKLTVTGRVKSAGAFPAGSKATVTRTDIESPKGKTLPSATLKSDGSFSFTDTPTAGGQVTYKVSYAGDASHSAASGSDKVAVPRTVTSLTLNHNKALYSYGTDVSFTAHLGKTYKNRTVELWVDPFGPDKPNKLVKTGKVNSKGNLSTTVDMTRDTTVTAIFKGDGRYISKKVTSTAFAKVKVSTSVAKQYKTAKIGKTSYRYFHKKTNPVFTTTMTYYKNRAHKLSLEIYYQGKWYDAGSQYFKLGTSGKSIVTLTGTHDTGYRMRVRASYVNGTSGDTVNSTTHGAWQYFIFTK
- a CDS encoding phosphotransferase family protein, with the protein product MNSERWSTHVVEIRGDDVTKRYRKGDARALLDREWRALTLLDAHAPGLAPAPIAVDREAVPPTVVMSRVPGVPLRGSPVDAVRMAAMAETLDALYAAVPYDRLARVPMRPDHQTGLIARLRTWHGRGPGPAAGAVVRAALREGMAWLDRSGLAAGPGVPGAPVFGPGDGNLANYLWDEHASRVRVVDFEDSGRSDRAFELAEITEHVSGWVDGGFDAVAFLDCFDLTAEERSRLRECRRLLALTWLFILSFEDPAHRRNPPGTAEGQAGRLRELLG